Proteins encoded together in one Fibrobacter sp. UWEL window:
- a CDS encoding metal ABC transporter permease, which yields MLDLLSMEFMQNALVASVLVAIACGVMGTFVVVNRLTSLSGGVAHASFGGVGLAALLGFSPMLGSLGFAVVCAMLMGILTWRDRKKSDTFIGIIWAGGMALGVILTDMTPGYNGEMMSFLFGSLLTVPTDLLYWMGALLVVILVAVIAKFRKFLAISYDPEFARVQGMPVLAYYMTLIALIALTVVIAVQAVGMILVIALLTIPAYIAECYSKSLTQMIFISVIVSLVLVIAGLLLACQFNLVVGPTIIACGVLVYALHFLVKKLRKA from the coding sequence ATGCTCGATCTTCTGTCCATGGAATTTATGCAGAACGCCCTGGTGGCCTCCGTACTGGTGGCTATTGCTTGTGGCGTCATGGGAACCTTTGTGGTGGTGAACCGCCTCACGTCCCTATCTGGTGGTGTGGCTCATGCGTCCTTCGGTGGGGTCGGTCTCGCTGCTTTGCTGGGCTTTTCTCCCATGCTGGGTTCTCTGGGTTTTGCTGTTGTCTGCGCCATGCTCATGGGCATTTTGACATGGCGTGACCGCAAGAAGTCCGATACCTTTATTGGTATTATCTGGGCTGGCGGTATGGCTCTTGGTGTCATCCTTACGGACATGACTCCCGGCTACAACGGGGAGATGATGAGTTTCCTGTTCGGTAGCTTGCTTACGGTTCCGACGGATTTGCTTTATTGGATGGGCGCCTTACTGGTGGTTATCTTGGTGGCGGTCATAGCCAAGTTCCGTAAGTTCCTGGCTATTTCCTACGATCCGGAATTTGCCCGCGTGCAGGGAATGCCTGTGTTGGCTTACTACATGACTCTTATCGCCCTCATTGCCCTTACGGTGGTGATTGCGGTTCAGGCGGTGGGTATGATTTTGGTGATTGCGCTTTTGACCATTCCCGCATACATTGCAGAATGCTATTCCAAAAGTTTGACCCAGATGATTTTTATTTCCGTGATTGTTTCCTTGGTACTTGTGATTGCAGGCCTTTTATTGGCTTGTCAGTTTAATCTTGTGGTGGGCCCAACGATCATCGCTTGCGGTGTGCTGGTATATGCTCTTCACTTCCTGGTGAAAAAATTGCGGAAAGCATAA
- the rdgB gene encoding RdgB/HAM1 family non-canonical purine NTP pyrophosphatase, with translation MKKLFVIATGSAGKIRDFAHILGTENKEFKTLKDIGFDGDIVEDGNSFAANAIIKSSVTAQWLAARGIEATVLADDSGLEVFALNGEPGIYSARYAGGHGNDNANNDKLMAKLEGIEDRAARYFCALSYQQVIPGTDGKLMVTDPQIFEGECRGNINYAPVGDMGFGYDPLFVPNGETRTFAQMELEEKKVISHRGNAIRALKAALSKN, from the coding sequence ATGAAAAAGCTTTTCGTTATCGCAACAGGCAGCGCAGGCAAGATCCGCGACTTCGCCCATATTCTCGGAACTGAAAACAAGGAATTCAAAACCCTGAAGGACATCGGATTCGATGGAGACATCGTGGAAGATGGAAATTCCTTTGCGGCAAACGCAATCATTAAATCCAGCGTTACCGCCCAATGGCTCGCCGCCCGCGGTATCGAGGCAACCGTTCTTGCGGATGACTCCGGCCTGGAAGTTTTCGCCCTGAATGGCGAACCGGGAATTTACAGCGCCCGTTACGCCGGCGGTCACGGCAATGACAACGCCAATAACGATAAGCTCATGGCCAAGCTGGAAGGAATCGAAGATCGTGCCGCCCGTTATTTTTGCGCCCTGTCCTATCAGCAAGTAATTCCCGGTACAGACGGAAAACTGATGGTAACTGACCCCCAGATTTTCGAAGGGGAATGCCGCGGTAACATCAACTACGCTCCCGTAGGTGACATGGGTTTCGGCTACGACCCCCTCTTCGTTCCCAACGGCGAAACAAGAACCTTCGCCCAGATGGAACTGGAAGAAAAGAAAGTCATCAGCCACCGAGGCAACGCCATCAGAGCCCTGAAAGCAGCATTATCTAAGAATTAG
- a CDS encoding S41 family peptidase: protein MKRLIKASLLAALVAAPAMADEAFGGIGVTIYQIRNGVKVAEVIPNTPAADTKIQAGDVIIAVDGVSLKGQNIEFSKEQLRGQVNKPLEVTFVSGADTMSTVIRRAQITVKDLESEGVEAWYGDKTEFNAQELETYASAKSEKQLVAVLKHGQRVSEGTVNAAGLNGIYIEKADEFAPKAPSQNVAKVSSATLKGFSRKAVSFELKSAGPAIITIMNADGEQVATLRADNAQAGFNTLGWNSENVPSGRYMVTIEHNGTFSGKNAVLK from the coding sequence ATGAAGCGTTTGATTAAGGCATCTCTGCTTGCTGCTCTGGTTGCAGCTCCTGCAATGGCTGATGAAGCTTTTGGTGGCATCGGCGTTACCATCTATCAGATTCGTAATGGCGTCAAGGTTGCCGAAGTTATTCCGAATACTCCCGCTGCTGATACCAAAATCCAGGCTGGTGACGTCATCATCGCTGTGGATGGTGTGAGCCTGAAGGGCCAGAATATTGAATTCTCCAAGGAACAGCTCCGTGGTCAGGTGAACAAGCCCCTGGAAGTAACTTTCGTTAGCGGTGCTGACACCATGTCTACCGTTATTCGCCGCGCCCAGATTACCGTGAAGGATCTTGAAAGCGAAGGCGTGGAAGCCTGGTATGGTGACAAGACTGAATTTAATGCTCAGGAACTGGAAACCTACGCCAGCGCCAAGAGTGAAAAGCAGCTGGTCGCCGTGTTGAAGCACGGTCAGCGTGTTTCTGAAGGCACTGTCAATGCTGCTGGTCTGAACGGCATCTACATTGAAAAGGCTGATGAATTTGCTCCCAAGGCTCCGTCTCAGAACGTTGCTAAGGTTAGTTCCGCTACTCTCAAGGGCTTTAGCCGTAAGGCAGTTAGCTTTGAACTGAAGTCTGCCGGTCCCGCAATCATTACCATCATGAATGCTGATGGCGAACAGGTTGCTACCCTCCGTGCTGACAACGCTCAGGCTGGCTTCAACACTCTTGGCTGGAATTCCGAAAATGTTCCCAGCGGTCGTTATATGGTCACTATCGAACATAACGGCACCTTCAGCGGCAAGAATGCTGTATTGAAGTAA
- a CDS encoding pyrimidine 5'-nucleotidase, giving the protein MIWLFDYDLTLYGADERNVLDSLDERISKSVQNATGVDYETAHQIRKDYLQRFGTTLAGLQAMHGVKPDDFFDFIHQPEFLQYPKASPAKRNLIMGLEGHRFVFTNGRRDWSEAGMEHMGVRDCFEDVFDLKQMDWVGKPHESAYDKVEAYLAKRVPEEFFMNGMPANPSHIVLLEDSVRNLEPAHRRGWTTILVNPIPDVPSWVNFYVPSLLHLTTILPELVTHNS; this is encoded by the coding sequence ATGATTTGGCTTTTTGATTACGATTTGACTTTGTACGGCGCCGATGAACGTAACGTCCTGGATTCTTTGGACGAACGTATTTCAAAGTCCGTGCAGAATGCAACTGGGGTGGATTACGAAACTGCACATCAGATCCGCAAGGATTATTTGCAGCGTTTCGGAACAACTCTAGCTGGCCTTCAGGCTATGCATGGGGTAAAGCCTGACGACTTTTTCGATTTCATTCATCAGCCGGAATTTCTCCAGTATCCTAAGGCCTCTCCCGCAAAGCGCAACTTGATTATGGGTCTTGAAGGACATCGTTTTGTGTTTACCAATGGACGTAGGGACTGGAGCGAAGCTGGTATGGAACATATGGGTGTCCGTGACTGCTTCGAAGATGTATTTGACTTAAAGCAGATGGACTGGGTGGGTAAGCCTCACGAAAGCGCCTACGACAAGGTGGAGGCATATCTGGCCAAGCGCGTTCCCGAAGAATTTTTCATGAATGGAATGCCGGCAAATCCTTCCCATATCGTGCTTTTGGAAGATTCCGTACGTAATCTGGAACCCGCCCATCGACGCGGTTGGACTACGATCTTGGTAAATCCCATTCCCGATGTCCCCAGCTGGGTAAATTTCTACGTACCAAGTTTACTCCACCTAACAACCATCCTGCCCGAACTCGTAACTCATAATTCATAA
- a CDS encoding TM2 domain-containing protein, translating into MVAQGEHNKWIALALCILLGYLGLHRFYEGKIWTGILWLCTGGLCGVGIVIDAILIVLKPEKY; encoded by the coding sequence ATGGTCGCACAAGGTGAACACAACAAATGGATTGCTCTCGCCCTTTGCATTTTGCTGGGCTATCTCGGTCTCCATCGTTTTTACGAAGGAAAAATCTGGACCGGAATCCTGTGGCTCTGCACCGGCGGTCTTTGCGGCGTAGGCATCGTCATTGACGCCATCCTGATTGTTCTGAAACCGGAAAAATACTAA
- a CDS encoding putative LPS assembly protein LptD, protein MILSRTHSLLWAVFVFIMAFAAPSVFGQEMTRFELEVQEDVEEDTTEVDWMNDTTSTDTVEYRAVDLEYDVENSTFNLNNTAQLKYRTATLDADTIWFDQKNSVLAAAGDPILRESKNPSLSGMRLKYNMKSKIGEIYYATTYQDNQQLNGMEVRRLPDQRIQIARGDFSTCNDSTHQHFYFYGRRMVVKPKETITARPVVLNIADVPVAVLPMIVAPLKSGRKSGLLTPKFGGDQKQGYYMSNLGFYYAANDYWDATLKGDLIEGEEARFERSTVTGEIRYKKRYLLDGNISYTAYLQEFDLGNSGYDIRFNHKQNLTPDGKHTLSGSGSFVSSSKVRKDNALDAETILDQQAKAALTYSGRFGNNKSLTVKASQDHNLVTDRMERSIPDIQYSMSGPLFDFELDEDDVARDDNSFMNYLEKLNYSFSNRFNYTTVRALDSLNDKDTTAQYVGYTGNFSLDYSGSLFDVINITPRASFAGYWTGTQWINPEDSLKYRKRMLLDPEHDNYGQFAYNHNYSISADTKLYGIWVPEIGRFTGIRHVLSPKISYTYAPEIDTVKSFAPHPYLGQSFYQTKQKTVGFGLNNDFDIKYLKVAGYKPDTTKGDTAKAVEDQYGNRRLFTTRHSLSYNFAADSLRFSDITSSFGFQILPDYLFTINTRHSFYHKYTEEPNKVQVPELTYWGYDFSKRFSWSGQFNGGLPSQMGKYETLKWSFGLDYSYSFSSSRVARDLFQDKVTHSTGISASLQPTRNWEMTYSTRYNYNEGRFVSHEFTFNRVLHCWQLDFTWTPTGPAAGWSFSIYVRDLPDIKLNAGSTDTK, encoded by the coding sequence GTGATTTTATCTAGAACCCATAGTCTTCTTTGGGCCGTTTTCGTGTTTATAATGGCCTTTGCGGCTCCTTCCGTATTCGGACAGGAGATGACTCGCTTTGAGCTGGAAGTGCAGGAAGACGTAGAAGAAGATACCACCGAAGTGGACTGGATGAATGATACTACGAGTACGGATACGGTGGAATATCGTGCTGTGGATCTGGAGTATGATGTAGAGAACTCCACTTTCAACTTGAACAATACCGCCCAGCTGAAGTATCGTACGGCAACGCTGGATGCAGATACCATCTGGTTCGACCAGAAGAATAGCGTCCTTGCGGCTGCGGGGGATCCTATCCTGAGGGAATCCAAGAACCCGTCCTTGTCGGGTATGCGCCTGAAGTACAACATGAAGAGTAAGATTGGCGAAATCTATTACGCCACTACTTACCAGGATAACCAGCAGTTGAATGGTATGGAAGTCCGCCGTCTGCCGGATCAGCGTATCCAGATTGCTCGTGGCGACTTTAGTACCTGTAACGATTCCACGCATCAGCATTTCTATTTCTACGGCCGCCGTATGGTGGTGAAGCCCAAGGAAACCATTACCGCAAGACCCGTGGTGCTGAATATTGCAGATGTTCCTGTGGCCGTGCTTCCCATGATTGTGGCTCCCTTGAAGAGCGGTCGTAAGTCAGGTCTTTTGACGCCGAAGTTCGGTGGTGACCAGAAGCAAGGTTACTACATGAGTAACTTGGGCTTCTATTATGCGGCGAACGATTATTGGGATGCTACCTTGAAGGGTGACCTGATTGAAGGCGAAGAAGCTCGATTTGAACGCTCCACGGTAACGGGTGAAATCCGCTATAAGAAGCGCTACTTGCTAGATGGAAACATTTCCTACACAGCCTATCTGCAAGAATTTGATCTGGGTAATAGCGGCTATGACATTCGTTTTAATCACAAGCAGAATTTGACTCCCGACGGGAAACATACCTTAAGCGGTAGTGGTTCTTTCGTCAGTAGTTCCAAGGTCCGTAAGGACAATGCCCTGGATGCAGAAACCATCCTGGACCAGCAGGCTAAAGCTGCCTTGACCTACTCCGGCCGTTTCGGAAATAACAAGAGCCTTACGGTAAAGGCAAGTCAGGATCACAACCTGGTGACAGACCGCATGGAACGTAGCATTCCTGATATCCAGTACAGCATGAGCGGCCCTCTCTTTGATTTTGAACTGGACGAAGACGACGTTGCCCGTGACGACAATTCCTTCATGAATTATTTGGAGAAGCTGAACTATAGCTTTAGTAACCGCTTTAACTATACTACGGTTCGTGCTCTGGATTCCTTGAATGATAAGGATACGACGGCCCAGTATGTGGGTTATACAGGTAATTTCTCCCTGGATTATTCTGGTTCCCTGTTTGATGTGATTAACATTACCCCGAGGGCATCTTTTGCAGGTTATTGGACGGGAACGCAATGGATTAATCCGGAAGATTCCCTGAAGTATCGCAAGCGCATGCTGCTGGATCCGGAACACGATAACTACGGGCAGTTCGCCTATAATCATAACTATAGTATTTCTGCGGATACGAAACTGTACGGAATCTGGGTTCCTGAAATAGGCCGCTTTACGGGTATTCGTCATGTGCTTTCGCCTAAGATTTCCTATACCTACGCCCCTGAAATTGATACGGTGAAAAGCTTTGCGCCCCATCCTTACTTGGGACAGAGCTTCTATCAGACTAAACAAAAGACGGTGGGCTTTGGGTTGAACAATGACTTTGATATTAAGTACCTGAAGGTGGCGGGCTACAAGCCGGATACTACCAAGGGCGATACGGCGAAGGCCGTGGAGGATCAGTACGGCAATCGTCGTCTGTTCACGACTCGCCACAGCTTGTCCTACAATTTTGCAGCAGATTCCCTGCGGTTCTCCGACATTACCTCTTCCTTCGGTTTCCAGATTTTGCCGGACTATCTGTTTACGATTAATACCCGTCACAGTTTCTACCACAAGTATACGGAAGAACCTAATAAGGTACAGGTTCCTGAGCTGACTTACTGGGGTTATGACTTCTCCAAACGCTTTAGTTGGAGTGGACAGTTCAATGGCGGTTTACCTTCCCAGATGGGTAAGTACGAAACCTTGAAGTGGTCCTTCGGTCTGGATTACAGCTATAGCTTTAGTAGCAGCCGTGTGGCTCGCGATTTGTTCCAGGATAAGGTGACTCATTCTACGGGTATTTCCGCAAGTCTGCAGCCCACCCGCAACTGGGAAATGACTTATAGCACCCGCTATAACTACAATGAAGGGCGCTTCGTGTCTCATGAGTTCACCTTCAATCGAGTGTTGCACTGCTGGCAGCTGGACTTCACTTGGACTCCTACGGGACCTGCCGCGGGATGGAGCTTCTCCATCTATGTACGTGATTTGCCCGACATTAAGCTGAACGCCGGTAGTACGGATACTAAGTAA